From Impatiens glandulifera chromosome 7, dImpGla2.1, whole genome shotgun sequence:
tttaattccTTTGATATATTCTGTTAACTGAATTCTCTGTGCAGCCTCTTTATAAAGGTCAATTGCAGAGGCTTCTCTTAAATTTATGTGCACATATTGAAACAAGGACAGATCTTGTGAAGATTTTGATGGATTTATTGATGCTTGATACAAAGAAGTCTGTCAACTACATGGCTCATTCTGAACCATCTTACAGGCTCTATGCTTGCCAGAGTCATGTGATGTATTCTCGTCCTCAGTCCTTCGATGGtatattactttattaaatacTCCCATCTTTTATTCAATTATAGGTCAATGTTTGTACTAGTTTGCTGGTGCCTCCTATCCCATTTCCTAGTACATTCTTCAGTCTTGTCTCCAGTCAGTTAGGCAGGCACAGTTCAATTTTGTTATGTGATCACAAATGCATAAACTTAAGAATGCACCTGTTTGATTTGTGTTTTCCCACTTCGTAGGTGTGCCTCCTTTGGTATCCCGGCGTGTTCTGGAGACTCTAACGTATTTGGCTCGCAATCACCCTTATGTTGCCAACATTTTGCTTCAGTTCAAGCTACCCGCACCACTTTCTCTAGACTCCGAAAAAGCACGTGGCAAGGCTGTCATGATTACTGAAGATGATAATGTGGAACGGCCAAGCCATCAACTTGGATCTTATGCAATTGCTCTGTTGTTAAGTCTTTTAAATCAGCCACTTTATTTGAGAAGTATAGCACATCTTGAGCAGGTAAATTAGTTGTGCAAAATTGGTATTGAACTGAATGATCTAGCTGTGAActgatttttttcttctttattcaaTGCAGCTTCTAAATTTATTGGATGTCATCATTGATAATGCTCACAATAAATCTAGTTTATCTGTCGAATCTGGGGTATCTGCATCTGAACAAGTTCCGCAGATCCTCACATCAGGTGCTGATATAAATACTGGAGCAACAGCCCTAACTTCTGGGTCTGACATTGTACCAGCTTCCTCATCCAAGGTTGATAATTCCTTAAAGCCATCCACCAGTAGCATTGCAGAATCTGATACCGAGGAAGTACTTCTTAACCTACCACAGGCAGAACTTCGATTGTTGTGCTCACTTCTTGCACGGGAAGGGTATTATTCCTCTTTCCATCCTCTCACTTTTATTTCCTTTTCCTACATTGCTTCCCAGATATTGATCTCTGATATGCTTGTGGTCTTGGACATATTCTTAATTGGTTGTAAACAAGTTGTTTAAGGATTTCTTTTGGAGCCAAAACACATTCAATAAGTGTTGAGAAATAAATAACTAGACAGAGGTACTAACTTCTAATAAAAATGAGATGAAAAGAGAACGACATCTATGTTGACAGGCATGAAGTgggtattatgaattttgaCAAATGATAATGAATATCTTTTCCACTTGTCTGCTTGTACTGACTATAAAAGCACAATTAGAGCCAGTATATCTTAGTTGGTAATTGGTGGTAACCAACCACAAGCCTTAAGAGGTTAGTCTTTCTAGGTTGCAAAATATTCTCTTTCTAGGTTAATCTATTGCGAAGTCCTTAAATTTCCTCATTGCATTTCTCTTCAGATAATCCCCGCATTTTGTAACTGGCAGTCATTTGTTTGACTTCCAGTTAATATTGTAGTTTTTCTTTATATTGACCCGCCTCTTGTTATTTGCAGCTTGTCAGATAACGCTTATTCCACAGCAGCAGAGTTCCTTAAGAAGTTAGTTGCCAAGGCTCCATCTCATTGTCATCTTCTTATTACTGAATTGGCACACTCTGTGCATGATCTGAGCAAGGCTTCAATGAGTGAATTGAACACGTTCAAAGAAACTGAGAAGGCATTGCTGAGTAGTACATCGTCTGATGGTGCAACTATCCTTAGGGTCCTGCAGGCATTGAGCTCTCTTGTTACTGCAATTaatgagaaagagaaagttGGTCATCACTTATCAGAGAAAGAATATTCTGCTGCTCTGAGTGTTGTGCATGAAATTAGTGCAGCATTGGAGCCCTTGTGGCTGCAGCTTAGTAATTGTATAAGCACTATCGAAAGCTATTCAGATTCACCGTCTGAATCATCAAGCAAATCTATGCATAAAGCTGCTGGTGTGACACCGCCTCTTCCTGCTGGCACTCAAAACATTTTACCATACATAGAGTCCTTCTTTGTTGTGTGTGAGAAGTTGCATCCTGAGCCGCCAGGTGTAGGGCAAGACACTGCAGTAGCGGACATTGATGAAGCCAGCACTTCTGCTAACCAGCAGAAGAGTTTGGTGCTGCCAACCAAAAATGATGAAAAACATGTTGCTTTTGTAAGGTTCTCTGAAAAGCATAGAAAGCTGTTGAATGCATTTGTTAGACAAAATCCTGGCTTGCTTGAGAAGTCTTTCTCACTGTTTCTGAAGGTTCCACGTTTTATTGATTTTGACAACAAGCGTGCTCACTTTAGATCAAAGATAAAACATCAGCACGACCACCATCACAGTCCTCTAAGAATTTCAGTCAGACGGGCTTACATCCTTGAAGATTCGTATAACCAGTTGAGAATGAGATCGACACAAGACTTGAAGGGGAGGTTAACTGTTCATTTCCAAGGAGAGGAGGGCATTGATGCTGGAGGACTCACCAGGGAATGGTATCAACTGTTGTCTAGGGTTATTTTTGACAAGGGAGCTCTATTGTTCACAACGGTTGGTAATGATTCAACATTTCAACCCAATCCCAACTCTGTTTACCAAACAGAACATCTCTCTTACTTCAAGTTTGTTGGACGAGTTGTGAGtacattttcatatatatagatttctttTTCTGTTTTCCCCCCTTGATTCTATCCTCATTTTTCTCTACAATGTTTATTAGGTTGGGAAAGCACTTTTTGATGGACAACTACTTGATGTTCATTTCACCCGATCCTTCTACAAGCACATCCTTGGGGTCAAAGTGACTTATCATGATATAGAAGCTATAGATCCCGATTACTTCAAAAATCTGAAGTGGATGCTCGAGGTATGTTGGAAATGGTTAAACGAGCCTTGAACTAAGAGACTAAGATCTAGGTTTGATTCCCCTGAAAACTCATTGATTGAGTTTTGGGGGTCATAGCAGTGGGATGTTGTGCTAGCCTCCTTCAGGGAAAACAAAACCCTGGtctaaacaattaaaaaaataaaagccaGACATATACACACATCAAGAGGAAATTCATAAAAGAAATTCACAAATTGTCTTTGCTTCTGCAGAATGATATAACGGATGTCCTGGATCTGACATTTAGCATTGATGCTGATGAAGAGAAGTTAATTCTGTATGAGAAGACAGAAGTAAGGACTCTTTAATAAATTAGCTGTGGTTTTCTGTGTGATACTCACAATTTTGTGGCGGTTATCTTAAATGTTATTCTTCTTCTTGTCCAGGTAACCGACTATGAATTAATCCCAGAGGGACGCAATATTCGAGTAACCGAAgaaaacaaacataaatatgTTGATCTGGTAGCCGAGCATCGGTTAACAACTGCTATCCGCCCTCAGATAAATGCATTTTTGGAAGGATTCAACGAATTAATATCCCCGGATTTAATATCTATTTTCAATGACAAGGAACTCGAACTACTGATAAGCGGACTTCCTGACATAGATTGTAAGTTCTTGAAGTTCCAATCTATAATTTGGCATTTAGTAGTCCCTCCCCGGTGCTTGTTATGGAACTGacagttttgactttttttttaatgtgtatTGTCAGTGGATGATATGAGAGCAAATACAGAATATTCTGGTTACAGTGCTGCCTCTCCCGTGATTCAATGGTTTTGGGAGGTTGCCCAAGCTTTTAGCAAAGAAGATAAGGCTCGGCTTTTACAGTTTGTTACTGGTACCTCAAAGGTATGTGTATTATTTGTCTTTTAAATTCATAACATTCATCATTTCTATCTCCTACATACGATATGGAAAAGTGGATTGTTTTTGTTAAACGACTAAAATACCATTGTTAGGAACATGGTTATAAGAACCTTGAATTGaaatggttatatatatattgtcagGTTCCTTTAGAAGGATTCAGCGCACTGCAGGGAATTTCTGGGTGCCAAAAGTTTCAAATTCACAAGGCGTATGGAAGTGCAGGCCACTTGCCGTCGGCTCATACATGGTAATAATTCTTTTGAACTGGTTTTTTGGTTGATCTTTGTGTTATTggctatttattatttaacttaaattttttgttaataaattctCGCAGCTTCAACCAGTTGGATTTGCCGGAATATCCATCGAAACAGCACCTAGAAGAGAGGATGTTACTTGCCATCCATGAAGGTAACGAAGGGTTTGGATTCGGTTAACAAGGGTGGTTCTAATTGAGTCATGTGGATAAtgaagaatgttttttttttttttttttattaaacaactTTGCATGATTTTAGAGAAGTAAAAATTTGGTTTTGCGTTTTGAGCTTATTATATTAACCATGTCAATATACTGTACAGTCAGTCCCCATTGCATTTTGTTATGGTATTTCCTTTTTCAACCttggtttattattattattactattacaGCTCAAGATACACTGATTAGTAATCAAATTTTTCCATATAAATGAAAGCATGAaacttattatttgaaaattgtttcttaaattgaagtttgattattattatgtttatttaaaatcaaaatcaatcatTCTGGCTAGCAGCAGCTACACGTGATAgagttattttttatagttatttttgaTCAGATGTCTTATATGCAATCGTACAATCAAGTCTGACGTAAGAAAGTGGTTAGATCTGTATCTGATAAGATATgctttgattttataatttctgAATAATTTAATTCGTTTTATCCACGTGAAGATTGAGAAAATAGTTAAATACGTCCTTAAACTCTTTACATAGTTCATAATGAGATATAAAGGACTAAGTTACTTAAGTTGCaccaattttttcaaatatgatAGTGATTTTCAATTCTTAGTTAATTTTGAATTGATATTGTTCTTAGTCTTTATGACAAAATCAGACATTAACTAGCGAGCTCGTTTGGTTGAGACTTTATGACATTAACTAGGGATTCGTTTGGTTGAGACTTTATGACAAAATCAGACATTAGCTAGCTGTGGGCTCGGTTagaactataaaaaaaattggtttttagttgttttttatcaaattactttttcaataaattacTCTTTCTttctacatttttatttaataattaatttatattaataaaagaataattttaatattttaaaaaataaagagattgATTATATGGTTGAATTGATATATTGGATAAAAATCaggtaaaattaaaaaaaaaaaaaaaaaaaaaaaaaaaaacacacacatCCTCATTGAGCCGGGTAGCCCTAGAGGTCATTTAATAGCATATTTTCAATCATGAAAATGGaaactttaatataaattgaatataaaaaaatacaataaattgaGATGTGCATATTTACAATAAATGTACTGagttttctaaatttataaaataaaataaataatatatatgataactaagctaattaaagtgaaaataattgtgtctaaatatgtttaatatttataaaatgtattaacttcttaaattaaaataaaatatatatttcaaaaataggaCAAATCATAcatgtaattttaaaaaactaataaattatatttattattagttgacattaattttgtgtttatgAATCTAAACAAACAcaatttgtttcatttaattattatttgtttttataatatttaccTCTACTTCAATTAAGACTTTTAACTATGTGATATTTAGTGTCTTAAAgagttttgtttaattattattaactcTAAAAGCATAAATACTTATTtgatcattataaaaaaaacttgagatgataatttgataattaaatcctCACTCATTTTTGGCGTTGTTCACGCCCGCCCCATTTGCAAAGTCCGTTGGGGGAATCGGCGGGTTCAACCGTCGGTCTTCACTATTATCCTCACTTCTTCAATTTCactttcactttctctctcttcctctgTTTCCACCACGGCTTCATCCGACGGTCTctttcatcttcatttcttcaaattccctcttcttcttcttcttcttcttcttcttcttcttctcttctatCTTGCTTTGCTGCTGATTTAATTTCTTTCTCTACCTGCTTGCTTACTTGCTTGCCTGTATCTAATGGCATGCTCGTCTATGTTAGCTTCTCAGAATCTCCACACCAAGTTACTCAACATTCGTCTATTCAACACAAATGGATCACGACGCTCATCTCTCACGACAATGCCGCTAAAAATTAACCCACTCACTCTTCATTTTTCTCGTACACATCAGATCAATGGCGGTTTTGAAGAAGATCAAATCGTCACGAGAAGAAATGGAATTCAACTCTATTCGCATCCCAATCGGACGAAATTCTCTGTCCAGGCTTCTGcagcctcctcctcctcctcctcctcgaGATCTGAAACCTCATCAAGCACTAAAGTAGTTCTGATTAGCTTCACAATTACTGTGTTGTTAGCTGTCGCGAATCGTGTGCTTTATAAGCTTGCTCTCGTTCCAATGAAGCATTACCCTTCCATTCTTGCCCAGGTTCACACTTTCGGGTATATTTCTGATTGTTTCTTCTGATTACgtaattgttaaattctttgttTCGCTTCAGATCTCACTTGCCATATTTCTCAATTGCTTgtttaataactaatattagGTGCAACATAATCAAAAGTGAATTGAATCTGGATCTTCCCCTGTTTTTTAGGggttttcacattttattagGTATAATTCTTtggaattaaatttgttaactaagccatcttcaaaACTGTTGTGGAAAAAGGAGGCCCTAATTGGTCTTGATTCCATCTTGATCTATTGATGAATGATTgtttttggattatttttttcttcactcATTTTATCTAATTCTGAAAAATGagtcataattttgttttgtatacACATTATAGTGTTTTTCATTGTCACAAAAGTATGACTAATGAAAAGTTGGAGCCTATTAATTAAGACGAACTATTGGATATTGCTTAACATTGCTTGAGTTATGGTAAAGGGGTTTAGAGTTTGCttggtaaataaataatatggattttaatcaattttagaaaaatattaaatatcatgTGATTTTGAATGGTAgattcttataaattaaaatagaggTTGAAATAGCTTTTACTAATAATTCAAGGTGCAAAGTTccaaacatacatacatatgtcatttttattattttccaatTTAACTCCTATATGATCGGTAACTTGCccatatattcttataaaaatagGTTGGTTTTTCAATTAATGATGACAATTATAATTAGTTTTGACGTTTTCGattcaaattttcttattttggacaattttttttttgtttgaccGCTAGTTTATCCGGCgagaatgatatttgtgtccccaAACCCGACTCTATCGGATTATTTCctctttttttatctatatactTCTAATtactaataaacataattaaataaataacatcatcaatatatttatttattttttatattttataatagttataattttttttataataatattaattttcaatatattacaatatattatataaaaacatttttttatataattttatcattcaaacattttaatttttttttttaatatatgatataaaCGGTGTCTTACGGGAAATTCCCGAAACTGAATAGAGTGTGAATTGTAGTAAAAAATAATCTCCAAAGTAGAACGGGGCGGACGaaatgataaatgcattcccTGTTCTGATCTGCCCGCGGTTGACATcccattaaatattattgtatataaatatagattagactcaaacaaaacaattataattcCTATCCAATAAATCTTCCCTCTATAGGAGGAAGCAGAGCATTCTTATTCTGATTTTGTGCATACAGTTATGTTGCAGTTTATGCTACTATACTATTCATGAGATATCGAGCAGGGATTGTAACAGATGACATGCTAGCCATTCCAAAAAGGAAGTTCATGTTGGTTGGACTACTAGAAGCTCTTGGAGTTCTTGCTAGGATGTCTTGTGGAGGTAAATAGACTACTTTTTATGTAGGTTTTGGTTTCAACATGTGATCTTCTCTTGCTAATCTTATATCTTTTGCAGTGATGCTCCCAGGACCGGCTATACCTATCTTGAATCAGGTAACTGTCATCATGTTATATGTCACATGACAGCCTGAAACAAAACAACTGACGCCTCtctgttttttcttttcttttttgataCATTCCAAATTCGTTTCTTTTCATTAGATGGATGCAAGCTAAATCTGGTTGTAATCTTGAATATTTGCTCTGCTCTATGTTGCAGGCATTCTTATTGTGGCAATTGGGTTTCTCTGCCCTGCTTCTAGGGAGAAGGTACTCATGGAATAAACTTGTTGCCTGCTGTATTGTAGCTGCTGGTATACTTGTGGCAGTTGGAAGGTATATTTATTTCTTACTCATTGTGTTTGGAGCATTAGATGTAgggttattaaaaaaaatattgtttgatgaaaaattggATTATTTGATGTTGATGATGGGATAAGGGGGTAATTTGGAGCTTATACCTAATTTTACACTTTCAAGTCCAGTGTGAGAGGGCTTTAGCTAGAGATGATTATAGATGTTCTATGAGATAAATTGAGTGTTATATCAATTAGGTCAATCCTAGTGGGAATCTACAAATGCAACTTCACAATGGCTAAATTTTACCTTATGCTTTattactcaaaataattttttttaccttttccaaTGACCTTTGTATCTGAAAGAGCACCAACAAagacaaataaaatgaaatctCAACACAACTTCTTTTGCTCTAGCTAATAACCCTGTTTTTGAACAATAATATCTATCTAATCTCCTGATGATACTTACTACAGTGGTCGAAACACTGGTAATATGTTATCTGGAATTGGGATAATGTGGCCATTGCTAGCAATTTGTGCAAGTGGTTGTCAAGCTGGTTCAGCTGTTCTTAAGGTATGTATGCCAAGTTACTCTTCAACgatgttatttataaatattgtattgatattttaatcGCCTTATGTGTAGGAATCTATATTTATCGATTCAGCTACTCGCCTTAAGGTATGCAACATGGTTAATGGTATGTCCTTGGTGttgtataaattttgttttctaaaagtTTCCCCCCACTTCTCCATGTTTGCAGGGGAAGAATCTTGACATTTTTGTTGTCAACACCTTTGGTTCCACTTTCCAGGTGAAATTTGTGTTTGTTTCTTACTTCCAATTATTGATCTTGTTACATTAATAgtatttttgtaaattgttttaGGCTCTATTTGTACTCCTCTTGCTTCCTTTACTTGCAAACTTCAACGGCGTGCCATTTTCCCAATTCCTCTCATATATCAAGAGCGGTGCTGGCTGCCTTGTGAATGTAGGAGGAGTTTCTTCTTCAATGGGTGGTGGTATGTTGGTTCATTTGTTGTTTTAGTTTCTCCATTCACTATTAGCTCCATTAAAAACATAATGCAATGGAGTTCTTGGTAGGTTGTAATGGAGCTCCCCTGTTACCCATTCTTTACATAATCACGAATATTGTGTACAACATATCATTGCTGAATCTAGTAAAGGTCTCATCTGCTCTCGTCTTTTCTCTTGCAGCAAATACATCAGGTTTTTTCCTCTCTTTCACATACATACATTGAAACTGTCATTTTAATTGGTCCAATGCTCATTTTAGTTTTGGTTTTAACTTTGGCAGTACCACTTTCGGTGTTCATTCTTTCATGTCCATTACCTTATCTTCCTCAAGGAGTAAGGCTGGGTGAATTCTTCTTCCTAGGATGTGCGATACTTGTGGGTGGTCTTCTTCTATACAATGCTCCTCAAAGGACCAAAAAGGAAATTGTGTAATAGatagtttttcttcttcatattggtgttgttattgttattaaaatatatgtaatgagaataaatatttataaataaaattttaaatgtttacaCAATGAAACTAGGTAATTTGGTTGTTGTCTTCACATGAGCATAAGAGACAAAAGACTTTCTAGTACACAGTCTTGTCCTGTCCTCTCTTTGTAGTTGTATTAAGTATTAACAACCGCAGGACATCGAGCCCACCAAAATTTGTCAATCCCGCCCGCAAAAGCATTTGTCCATATTCTTACTTTACTTGTTAATTTAATCCTACCTACTTGTTactttcaattaaattaatcacattTGGTCATGTTTAAAGATACTTTAATATTGGAGATGTTGACTTTTGACTACCACAACTTTAATAAAtgtattatgaaaatatttataattaagttagatttgaaattattattttttaaaattaataactagATGATATATTTTAGGagaacaatatttttaatataagttatCAACTTTTTTtagttcaaatttaattatgatttttttaagagtttatttatttagatggagaataaataataagaaaaaattatttaaatataagaaaaataaaaccgaaaaaaaaagaattgagaAAATGATACGAGTACATTGACTCATACCCGAGTTAGAGAGTCTCAGCGACCAAAATCCCTTTGTCTCCCATGTGCCCGTCACAAAAGAGAtgtaatgattaaaaaatattacaattttaatccTCTAGGGCATATGGGATTTTGGTCGCAAAGGATCTGGCCCGGCTCAGGTTGATAACGTCAATAATCAGTCCAAATTAACTGTATTATAGGTTATAATTCAggaaaaaaacttttttattaagATAGAATAATTTAAAAGGATTTTGAAGAATAAGACAtgaattgaaacatatggtgaGACAACATATCCGCCcagaattaaaacaaaacaaatcgcttgatatttaaaatctataaataattttttttcttctaaacaTGACCAATAGCTTGATAGTtagagaatttttatttatgatatgagtttttttttgttgaaaaatttaaaaattattaatatataatgataaaatatttataaaaatagataatattttagtattttagttaatgaattaaataatttgattatattgataagtaatatttaaaattagatttaaaaaataattaaaaatatcaaatttattaattgtagatgtaatgaaaatataaaatgttttacatttgaattaattatataattgttaaaataaaaatagtaagcTTAAATTCCttctttaaaaagaaaacataaaattgTATTTGCCTTTGTTGCCACCCAAAACAAGGTTTAAAAATagcttttgtttttttattatttttttatatatatttgtatgttttctttgttgtttgtttaaataataatttatttttaattaaatagaataaaatttggtttgaaaaagaaaacaattctATGGTGAGATTATTTCGAATTACAGAAATTTAATTTGCTTTATGAAATTTCTGTAATACGAATACTCCTCAggttaattgaaatattttatctttattaataaaaagttttatcttaaaaaagaaagaaggtCAGAAGGAATGAATTTCAATAAAGAGTTAGAAAGTTTTATACAATTGTTTATAAGTTGAAGGGTCTATTCGACCTTCTTtgaaaacaataaaacaaagaaacaCGTACTTGTTTGTACACCCACCCGCACCGGATCCGAAACACCCTTCCAAATTCCGATCAAAGATGGTCGTTCTCTTTCTGTGCGTGTATTGAACTCCCAGAAGAGCATTCattatatacacatatatatatatatatatttattgggtCGAACATCATTCTTCAGTCACTAGCGAGAATCGTGTGCGTTACTTTTGATCTTTAAGCCTCGACGACCACTTCATCCATCCATCTTGGGAATTCCGTTTCCTTTCTGGGTCATGTGAAGATTTGTTTTTTCTGAATTGCTTATGCACCGAGATGATTAGCAGCTAGTTGATATGAAGAAATGCCCATCGACTGCATTTTACTCGAATTGTTGACTCTGAGTGATGCATCGAGTGTAGAAGAAGGGAGTATCACCGACTTACCCAATTTCCCTTCGAAATGTCTGCATCTCCAGTCAGCTTCCTTTTTGGATTTCTCTTTATCTCCATCATTCTATGGCTGTTTTTCATGTAagtccttttttttttattaactctAGAAATGAACATTGATGTTGATCATGAACCCATTTGTTGA
This genomic window contains:
- the LOC124945549 gene encoding protein CLT2, chloroplastic-like → MACSSMLASQNLHTKLLNIRLFNTNGSRRSSLTTMPLKINPLTLHFSRTHQINGGFEEDQIVTRRNGIQLYSHPNRTKFSVQASAASSSSSSSRSETSSSTKVVLISFTITVLLAVANRVLYKLALVPMKHYPSILAQVHTFGYVAVYATILFMRYRAGIVTDDMLAIPKRKFMLVGLLEALGVLARMSCGVMLPGPAIPILNQAFLLWQLGFSALLLGRRYSWNKLVACCIVAAGILVAVGSGRNTGNMLSGIGIMWPLLAICASGCQAGSAVLKESIFIDSATRLKGKNLDIFVVNTFGSTFQALFVLLLLPLLANFNGVPFSQFLSYIKSGAGCLVNVGGVSSSMGGGCNGAPLLPILYIITNIVYNISLLNLVKVSSALVFSLAANTSVPLSVFILSCPLPYLPQGVRLGEFFFLGCAILVGGLLLYNAPQRTKKEIV